TCAGACttaattgtggaaaaaaatttttaaaaaataaaaacaatcagcTCACGTCAGCTCACATAATTTATAAACCATTCTTAAACTCCACTTTAGATTTCTCGTTTGGTCTTGCACTCTGTTGGTCTGGTCTGGTCTTGACACAGTTTAGGCTGTGATGTCTTGGGTTTTCCATCCTCTGTCTACATGCCCATGCTGAAGGCGCGCAGCTCATGGTGGAAGTGCTGGGTGGGTTCGGACAAAAACACGCTGGAATCCAGGCAAGGCTGCCAGACACGGCCGAGGCCCAGAGAAACCTCCTTGACCAGGTTGTGGACCGGGTCGCCCTCCATGCACACCGACTGGTCTGGATCAAAGTCGATGCTATCCTCGGAGACGGTCAGGACACGGAGACTGGACCCTCGCAGCCGGGAGATGGCCACCAAGTTATGGGACCACACAGTGTAACCTAAAAGGATCAATCATTCAGATTTCAAAGCTAATAATGAACATGTTTTGCAGATTTATACTCGACACAAACCATACCAACTTGTTTTTAAATACGGCCTACAGGAAGACAAGACTGCCAATGAACTCTGCAGTTACTTTACTGCTGGCTTCCTTCAAGCTACATTAGCTCTCCTGTTAGCAGCCAGTGCACTGCTGCTGATGCGCAGTGTAGTAAACGTACCACTGAATTAAATAATAGTCTGTAGACTGgctttttttacaaaaaaaaaaaaaaaaaaaaaaaaaaaaaaaaaatcattattcagctttttcagggATGCAATCTAAAAATATTGGACTGTTGTATCCACAGTCACAACAGTAAGTCCACAGCTTGCTGGATTGTTTAGAAAACAGTCACTACAGGCCTGTTTTGTATGGAACTATTACCACCGGCCACACAGATCTGACCAACTACAGCTCACATTCTAtcaaagaaacaaactgaactCACCATGTATCACGAGTACAGCCAGCTGAGTACATCTCCATGCCAAGAGGACCAAAGGGTCTTCGTTACGATTGATGCTGAGGTCAGGGAAGTCAGGGCCATCCCTCAGGAGAAGGAAGTGAGTCAGCGTTTTGTTGTACTGCTGGGAGATGAGCTCCAGTGTGGCATCGGTCACCGGCATGCTGTAACTGTCGAGGTGAAGTCGCTCGAGGGGAAGGCTCGGCTTTAGGACCCTGAGGAGCTCAGAGCTGTCGACCTCCAGGGCCATGACGTACACTCGCAGGTTGGCGCTTACACGAACCTGGGGAAGACCACGTAAACTTACTGATATGCTACGATTTACTAAATGCACAGAGCCTCAATTCAGGATGAAATAAAAGCCACAATACAGAATCACAGCAGTACCAGTGCCTTCCAGTTATCCTCTGTAGCGGTCCCTTCTAATGATTTAAACTCCAGGGTGGCCCCGTTGAGCAGCAGGGAGAGGCGATGAAGTGGAGTTCGCCGTGGAGATGCCAGCAAACCACAAAGCTCAGATGTAAAGTCAGTAAAATCGAGAGCCAGAGAATGAAGGTTAGAGAGGCGATCCAACTCAGATGGGGAGACGAGGGGCCCTGAGGGAAATTCAGAGGAAAACTTTCAGTTATTCGGCATTACTGTCACAAAATGTTTACAAACTATATGACGTAACAGACATACCTAGCTGATGGTCCAGTAAACTTAGGTGCTGCAGGGTCTCAGCTGAAGGATTGGACAGGCAGGATAAAGAACAGGGAGTCACCAGGCCCAGCATGAAGCTACAAGACAGCCACCTCAGCTGCCTGCTGTTGGAGAGGACCTCCATAAACAACTGTTGGATTCTATTAAGAGGCAAAGAAAGATCATTTAAATAAACCAGAATGACTACAGCGGCCGTCAaatctggtttaaaaaacaaaacaatccccCAAATCATTCCTGACAGTGGagtgaagaaagaaaacatcatCAGGGTATATACACTTTCAAAATGTGctgactttatgtgtttaaatGTAAGCCTAAAATGGATCTATGGTAATGATGTGCAAACAATttcgacacacacacactacaatcaCACTGGTGGAGCTATGCTCAGCAACTTGGTGCATTTCACTCAGTGTTTTATGGCCAATTGTGTCTACAACACAAACCACATAGAGCACAGAAGCTACACTGAATGCACTGAaatctcatttttatttaaacatcaCTTACTGAACTACTGCTCAGCTGCAAAACAAATCCACAACAGCTGCTCTGAATGAGACAAAAAGCTATCAAAGCTGGCAGTGATGTGTATGTTACTCTGGAAAGCCAGTGGTCCATGTACTCTGTAAGTTAAACTGATATTAAAACACCTGACACAAGCACCAACCGGCCGACTATGAAACTCCTCGCCAGTTAAGTGAATGCTATTGATCATACTGTTACAGTGGATCACTCTGCTGAGGAATCTGGGACCCTTGCATTCATGTGGATGTTACTGTACATCAGTAAAAACTGCAGCTGGACAATACGCTCTGGACcccaagaaacaaaaacaagtcactGCCCTCATCCTCTAAATACCCTAAGAAATCCCATGTACATGCCCCAAAGAGTGAGAGCTGTCTGGGAGGCATAATGGACACAAACACTGTAATAAAAAAACGGGGTTGTGTGACCTCCTTCATAGTCCACTTCTCACCATTGAGACAGGGAGTGGCTCTACATGTACGTATCAGAGCAAGGCTATCCATCATCCACCATCCACCATAATGTGTGTcccaaatacaaaaacactCCGAGCATGATGggaaataaataagaaatagCAGCAGGAGGGCCCAACTCAAACGCAATGACTGATTCAGGCTGCTGCAATTAATAAACACAAATGGACAGAACATATAAAACTGGATTCAAGTCAtaacattttctgtctttttactTTAACCTATCATCAATCACTGACTGGCTTAGCTCCCTGTGCTGGGCCACCTGTCAGTGACCATCCAGGTGGAAAAGTTATAATATCCTCAGAATTGTTATGCAGGGGGAAACTATATATTTCAAGACAGGGGCTTTTCTTCCAAGCTGTAAATATGCTTCTTAAAGCTGTGAAGTTGGCCATTTAAAAATGGAGTCTATTGGGACTGATTtgcttttggagccagcctcaagtggccagcATTTTTGGCACTTCTGCATTGGTTTAATTCATTTGCTGTCTGCTCAGTGCAGAGGTGTGTGCATGCATTCAGATTTGATGGGAATCAAAATTTCCCATCAGGGCCGATATACGTAGATGTCAGATACTGGGTTATGTAAACGACCACTATTTAAAGCCCTCAGTCTCTTAAACACcaacaacacacaaaaacaaacgcTCCCTTTGCAGAGAGTCAATGCTTTGTAATAACACTCACAGTTTTCCAGCAGGAAACCAGACACACACTTTGAGTGTTTGACGTGGACGAAGACTGTCCTGTGATGAAAAACGGTCTTTTCTTAATTTTGTAAATTAACTGCCCTTTCGAGACACCAAACACCGCAGACTTTCCATTACAACAAGAAGATGCAGTTTTGGAAATATTACTCATTCACACCCACATGCAGCTTTAattatcacattttttttttttgaccatGTTACCAATACAATACTAGCTGCATTCTTATAAAACCTACTAAATTTACATTGCAAACACTCTCTCCAAGGATAGAAACAGCCACCAAATCCAGTTCAGTCATTTCAGTGAAACCTGTTTTCATGCTTCGATGCTGTGTCTTACTCATTGATCTTTTTGTCCCCCTGGTGGATTAGATGCAGGTGAGAGCTGTCTAGTAGTCCCTCTTGCTGGAGAATGAAGGTGTCTCCATACAGACTCAGCTTCTGCAGATTTCTGAATAGACAAAGACAGGTACAGTTAGAAAAAATTTGCAGTTATTACTAGAACACCTGTATCAACAGCAGCAAGTCCGATGAGTCATCCGATCCAAAcaactttacaaaaaaaaaaaaaaaaaaaggtttcaccTGTTAAACAAACTGCAGCCATTTTGTTCAGTGTAATTTAGTCCCCACTTCTCCCAAGCTGCTTTCTATCCCGCACAGAATTATGGCTGCCCTGCACTTTCCTGCAGTGCTGTTGAAAGCCCTTTATATCCTGGCACCCAAAATAGATTGGCAAAGATCAAGCAGCAGTGTATATGCCAAAGTTGATTCTTTCAAACACTGATGCAGTCAATGTAAGCATAGTGGTCACAATGCAGCCAATTACCTTGTTTCAAACAGACGATCTACACCTCTTTTGATAGTAATGTTTGGAAGATCACCAACATAAACATAGCGAAAAGCAGAAAGGACCAATTTCTTTATAGGACCGGTTACAAACATAAGAGGGAAGGGCAGGTTTATCGGCAAATAGGATGACATTTACTTTCACATCAGTGTTGTTTTGGCTAAATGAACCAACAGGATTAAGAGGCAATAGATTTGTTCTTGTTACAAAAATATTggaaaatttacattttaacattttaagccATTTTATCActtcagtttaattttaatttggTCAGACATAAGTTAAAATCAAATAACTGCAAGTGACAATAACATGTATATGAATATCTTAAGAAATTAGTTAACACaattatttttactgttttcataATGATTGTGCTTAAAGTCAGTATCTCTATGAATGATGATGACGACCTTTAAATAGTCCAACAGTACAACGACACAATACACCAACAGCCATTACATTATAAACAAATATGAACGTTATCTGGGTGATGTGCAGTCTTCAAATAATAGTCAAACAGGTTCCATTAACCCAGAATTTCATAATTAGTGCATCCCTACAATTAACACTTAGCAAAGTGCAATTATTTATTGATAACAATTCTTGTTGTAGGCCATTTTctcaacatttttaaatgtccGAATTAGCCAACTCAATACTGATGGGAACATATCCCCTGCATAAGTGTCGCACATGCACCAGTTCAACCACAAGGGTTTCATACAGCCGAACATGGCACAGGCGTACCTGCGAGGTGAAGCGCATATTACCTTTGATGTACCCACTTCCTGTGTATCAGCTGAGAGTTCAGGTTTATGGGCTCATGTGCAGCTACTTAGTGCCCttagaaagaaacaacaacttGTCTGTTCTCATTATTCGGAACATACGTCAGTGCTGGTGGAGCTGGCTCAGCGCACTAAATGAaagggtaaaaaaacaaaaaacgggCTTTTCATTACCCGATAGCGAGCTCTGAAGTTAGAGGTTGTAGTCCTGATCTTTTCAAAACTACCATGCACAAAAGAGACCATGGTTCTTAGATTCTCATAATGCTTCATCACCATGATGAGATCAGTGGAAGAAGTTCATCCATTTCAGTTCTGCCCACAAAGCCCACTTTCACAATTCTACATCTGGATGAACCTAaatttgtcacattttaaaagtcTGTTTGAATAAACAGGTGTCCGGAAGTGGCTTACTACAGATAGATCATTATTGGTGTCTATATGTTGCCTGATACACACTGATAGTCAGTGAAAGTGTTGTGTAGGAAGTGGGAGAACATCCTTCCTCTGCTGCTGAAGCTTATACAAACAACAGCCTGTTACTGAACTGAAACGTTATAGTTAAAAGACAGCATTGGCACCAAATGCAACTTTCTGGATCTAGCTAGTAGAGCTGTATACCAGCAGGGAAGTAGGAAAAGGGTTAAAGTTGTCCTTAAACTTAAAcaactttaaaacaaacaaaataatgtCAAATATTTCAACCCCTTTAGTAGGATTAAGATAAAGCAACCAGTTTTGAATGCCAGCATCACAAAACACTGTAAAGAAGGCGGGAGAAGGTGGAAAAAGGTGTGACACAGCTGCACCAATGAAATCTGAAGCGTTAACAGAGCCAAGTTTTTACAGAGTAGGAGAAattatcctgtgtgtgtgtgtgtgtgagagaataTAAGTGATCACATCCTACAAACGGACAACAGGCTAAATACATCCACACactgtatatttgtgtgtgtgtgtgtttatgtcagTGCTGATATCAGCAAGTCACAGCCAACAAAGCCTTCTAGCCTCCACCAGTGCTGCATTGTACCTGCTGCTATGGAGAGACCATAATGAGAAGTGTAAAATAGGACAGGTGACAAAAGGCATGCAGATGCCTCGCACATGCACCACCATTTAATTTATGCATGCAAAGCTGTCCTTAATAAACCAACAGTGCCTCCATATACATAACGCTTGCTGCCACTGCAAAGACCTGGCATGATTACGTAACTCCTAATGCCAGGGTTTGTTTATAGCTAACTGAGCTAGCCAGTTGCTAGCCACTGCGACGCACCTAAACCcgagaaatttaaaaaacaaaataaaacagggcgAACATGTCAAGCGAATTTTTCACTCCAATTAAAAATATCAAAGCAGACATTTCCAGAGGTTATTTTCTAGTATTACCTATTGTTTCGGATGCTGGTGAACACACATAACACCTGGTCCAAGTAGGTGGCCACGGCGTCCCTCCATCGCTCCTTGTGCTGCGCGTCGCTATCGGGACCCGGAGGCTGGTCCATCCTGGCGGACGACGGGTCGCTGTTCAGATGGCTAAGGTTTCCTTCCACCGGTGCGAGCTCCAGCTGCAACTCTCGCACAAAAGAGCCAAACTTTCGCATAAGGAACTCAAGCTTTGGGGTTTCGTCGGAGCTGGAGCATCCACCGCCACCTATTCGCAGTTTGAGCTCGGTCCACAGCGCGGGGTAGAACAGACACTCCCTCCAGCGAGAGCACACAGCCGAGGCCCGGAGCTTGTCTCGGTCGGACAGAAAGGAGAATATGTGGACAATAAGCTCGCTGGGCAAAGCCATGGCTCCGACACCCCCGCACAGAGCCATGGCGAGCTAAAAACGGCAAAAGCTGCTGTCGAAAAACCAACCAGACGTAAACGAAATGCCACAACCGTTTATTAAAGCGACGAGGTAGCAGCTGCGAATATAAGCGACGCTTCTTCCTCTCGGTGAAAACAAACCGTTTTCAGCGTTGCCTTCAATACTACTGGAACGTACCACTCCACCGAACTACACGGGGACCGAAACAATCCCCACAAACCTTATCAAAACATCCATCGCGGTATTCCTTTTTTTACTTCCTAACACTAATATTTTATTCCACCATGCTGATCAGTTGGTGGTATTTTCATCAGATTTGGGGTAACACTTGACCGCATCGATACCTTGTCACTTGAATGGTTTCAACCGAAGGTTGCTATTTTTGCCATACTGTCGCACTCCGTGAGAGGGCAGTATTTCGCGCCTGGAAAAACCCCGAGCCTCCACATGATCTTTATTTTGGAGTAAGTTTCCAGCACGACACACCCCCTCTAGTTgatgcaaaaaacaacaaaacaaaacattacaaagacaaaaacaagtataaaaataatttacacACTACGCAGTCTCACAAAAGTaacattttgcatatttttaacaAATGAATTGCATCCAATATGAAAATTCTGGAAGCAAAAACTGAATGGTAAtggaagtttaatttttttaatgtcattatAGAAGacgaattttttttaataattgttAATATACTGCTGTTATATTGTACGTAaactctaaataaaaaaagattaaatgtGTTTAGACATACTATCTGGATAACTTACCATTTTTTCCaatttgtctgtgaaggttctcggtcatccaggtcatcatagtctaaggagcttggaaagaaaagcgtctggacttctttaagtttccttgaagacgtttcacctctcatccgagaaatCTTTTCAGTCCTAAGAGCAATTGGAGTCCCAGATTTTTTTCCTATTAATTTTCTTTTGCCTTTGCTTCCTTTAATTTGGTTATTTTGTGTTCAGTTTCCGGATATGCCCGGATATTGGGTAAGGTAGTTATTTGCAGTCATTTGATAAGTTAGAACTTCTTTGTGCCTGTCTATTTTACCTTTGATGGAATTTCATAATCATAAGGAATGATTGTTTAACTTTAACATAGTGACACCAGTGTGACAGTCCTAACAATTTGATCAAACTCCCCAGATTAGAGTTTGCCGCATGGCTGCTGCACTGAAATGTAATTTTCAACTACAGGGCTGTGAAAAACTACTAGCCCTATTCCCAATTGCTTAGTTTTTTGAATGATTGTCACATTTAATGTTTCAGTTCAtctaataaatatgaaaataagacttacctgagtaaatacaaaaagcaactaaatgtattttttcattGATTAAGGAATAAAACCTGCAGTCATTAGCATGTTGTAACTGTCGACATGAAATTTGTTGACTAtattttttggaaagctgagttcaatTTCACTCGCCACACCCAGGCCTGGTTAATTGACAGAcatgttgaatcatgaactcacataaacagaacctgtctgacaaaatgAAGTTGGCTAAAAGGTCAAAAAAGCAACTCATCATGCCACGATCTAAAGAAACTTAAGAACAGATgagaaacaaagtaaatgacATCTATTAGTTAGGAAAGACTTACAAAGCCATTTTTAAGGCTTTGGGTCTCCAGCGAACTACAACGAGCGCTTAGAGCTTCCCAGGAGTGGCTTTTCCCAGGAGTACCAAAATTACTGCAGGACTGCAGTTGAACGCTTTGAAAGGTTTAAGTACTGTTATTTCTGGAACTAACAAAAGATTTCATAAAAAACCCACaataccaacagtcaaacatgttGGTGGTAGCGTGATGGTCTggagctgctttgctgctttagACCCTGGACGACTTGCTGTAGTTGATGGAATCATGATTTCTGCTGCCTACCAGAAAaccctgaaggagaatgtcgggtatgaacttaaaataatcaaaaaacCCTTTAGTTACAGTTACTTTTTCCACACAGGGCCAGGTAGAATGAGATAAAATTTTGGACATAGAGAGCCCAACAATactgtttgatctgaaacaaaGTGTGGCAAATATAGATATAAATATACAAACAGCAGCTAAAATAAGTATTGAACATATGAGACATGACAGTGAAAAGTATTGAACATGCTTAGTCACACACATTTCACAGGTGTGATTTTGGCCCATTCTTCCACACCAATAGACTTCAAATCCTGAAGGTTCTGTGGGGCCCCTTCTTTGAACTCTGACCTTTAGTTCTTTCCATAGATTTTCAATtggattcaggtcaggtgatTGGCTAGGCCATAgcctctttattttctttctctgaaacCATTTGGTTTTTCCTTGGCTGTgcgtttgggatcattgttttGCTGAAACGTCCACACTGCTTTCATCTGCATCATCCTGGTAGATGGAAGCAGATTTTGATCAAGAATGtcttggtacatttttccatccGTCCTTCCTTCTATTATATGACAACCCAGCACCATGATGTTGCCATGGTGTTTTTGGGCTTTAAAATCTCCGATGTGATTGCAATTTTTGAGGGTTCAGTGAGCAGCATGGTCATTCAGGTTCTTTTATCAACAGGATATACAACAGccaggtgactcagcacagcaCCACTGAGCCGAATCCTCCTTAAGACTTTAAATCACAATACTGCCACTTTGTTGTCCTCTGGTCTTTAGTCACAATCTCTGATTTCCTGACAGGGGATTATTGGAGAAGATGACgtgtgaagagaaaaaaaaaagaaaaggtcttAGCAGTGAAACAACAGAAGGGCGATCTGTTCTTTTTAACAGTTCTCTGTTTCATCTCAAATAACTTACAGTACATATAGAAATTGGCATCAATGTAATCTTCAGTAATTTTATCAGAAGTAGGAAGGCTATAATTTTTAAGGGGGTATTTACTTTATGTATCCCCATAAATTCATACAAATTTCAGGAGAAAATAACAACAACTGAAAGATTATCTTGTAAAAACCCCAGAGACAAGAAAAATGCACACAGGAAACCACCTTAAAGCACTCCACTTTCACTCTGTACTATCCAATACTCATACAGCGCTCCCAAAAATTCCACTTTCACAAAGCTTATCCAAAGTATGGGTGACATTTTGGAAAAATTTAACCTAATGAAGTTTAGGATATCATGGCCACTCACTGGAACCTTGTAGAGTGTCATGGCCAATCTACTGTGTTGAATTTCATTAGATTATATGGGTGTAGTGTGATTGGTCAGCGACTACGAATCTAAAACTAGCGAACTACAAGGGCTGAAGAAGTCAAAAAATCCAGTAATCACCAGAAAGTTGAAGAATAACTCTTCAGTATGTGAATATAATGTTGGCGAGTTAAAGTAAGGTAGCTTTACGTGATTTTGTCAGCTGCGGTGAGCGCAATCTTTACTTGAAAAGCATTTTCACTTAGGTTCACCTCTGTTGAACCCCTCTGGGATGTTTAAGGCCTTCAAAAAGCCAATTAATTTGAGTAATTagcaataagaataaaaataaaaataaaagaagcatCTCAATCAGTGCTCAGGGGCTGATTACAAATCCAAAAGATTTTTTACAccacttaaaaacaaaagtaaggTTTTGAATAGTTTCCATCCATGAGGGATTTGACTAGAATTAAAAGTGTGAAGAAATCCTCCAATATGTGTCATTAATATTCATTTAAATGTCCATAATTTAGCATGAAATTGAGACAGTATAATGATCTAGTGGCATTAGCTCCACACAGTGGAGAGTTGCAGTAATGACTAGAAAGTTCACTGActcagaaataaacacacattgaAGACACTTTTGCTCAGGGACTCCATGCTGTCCTCAGTCCATTCGTGGACTTCTCTTGGTCTGTATGCCgcctgcagaagtgaaaccttTGCCCTGCCAGCAGGATCTCCTGCAGTGAAACCTGCAGGATCTGCACAGCAGCCTAGAGCTGATGTACAAACTTCAATAAAAAATCTTGGAGGAGACACATCTTTCCAAACCTCTGCAGGCTCCTACCCGCTGCTGGAGGAGGGAGAGCAATTTGACCTGACCGTGGACACTCAGCGCATTTCTCCATAGGAGCTGTCTATCaggcaggaaaaagaaaaaaaggaagctgCTTCTATAGGTGGCAGGAGTTCAGGCAACAGTTTGATCTCCCGGAAGGCTCAAACTCCGAAGACATCACCTGCTACCTGGATCCAGGTGGGAAGTtccacatccaggcatccaAAACTCTGTGTGAAGGAAGCTGAGACAGAGGTGAGTATGAAAAGGAGCTTTTGGGACTTTTTATGTTTAGTTACAGTTGactattattttaaaaacaatttcacagagtttattttgtttaatattaaaatggGCAAATTTCATCTATCATACTGTCCATTTCGCCTGTTTCAGATTTGAAGACATTTTCATGTCTCACGATCTTTTTTTAACCTAAAATTTCAATAATTAAAGTGGGAAGACTGACCAGAGTGGAGAAACTGAGAAAAGGTGACTTTATTCTACATGTTAAGATgtattataataaaataataaaacattttaattatgtTATGTTACTTTGAAGTCCAGCTTTTTCTTGGTATTATAATGAGAAGGCAAAACCCTGTATCACAGCTTTAATGATGAAAGCTGAAACTACCTTAAAATATTCCCCTCATGAGAGGAATATTAGCTTTGATGGTGACTTGTCAACAAGATGAAGCGCTTATGTTTTAGTCTCCACAGCTCACGCTCAGTTTAGTGTTTGGACATCTTCTGGGTAATTACACATTGTCTTAATATGATTATTCAAGCAtaagtggaaaggaaaaacacacattagATTTAGTAATGGCACACATGTTCTTCAGCAAATGACACATTCATTTTTAACAACAGCAGTTATTTTTAgcagtgaaagaagaagaaataaggagaaaaaaacattaaagtaaTCGTGTGAGTGACACATAAGGTGCTTTATTGGCCCCCCAATTATTACAGTAACACTACACaacttttaaaagtagaaaACCGCCCTTTTGCCCTATCAGTCTACACTCAACAAACCATAATGACAATGTAAAAGTATGTTTCTGGACATTTCTGTTGAAGATTTGAGTTGTTAATTTTTGGATTCAGAGCCCATATTTTGTTCTTCTAGAAGCCCATTTGACAGTGATTACAATGTTAAGCTGTCTTTGGATCGGGCAGTTTATCCCTTTCTGCCTGATTAGCGAGAGCCTTCTGCCTTGCTTTCCAGTATTGTCTTAGCTGTATGCTTCAGATCATTGGGAAACTTCACTTCAGTCTCATGTTGCTGCACTCTGTACCAGATTTTCTTCTCTGTAACATGTTATATTATCCTCCCTTTGAGGTCATTGCTCAGAAGCACCTACATTATGTAATACTGCTCCAGCACGCTTTTTTCAGGGACAGTACTGTCAGGTAATGAGCTGTACCTGCAGTTTGCCAAACAAGTTGCTTGGAGTTCTCACCAAAGGGCTTAATTTATGTCTTATTACACCAGAGAGTCTCTTTTTCTAGTGCTCTCAAATGCTGTCTGGTGGGCAATCACACCTATTACTCAGAGCTGCTTCACCATTAAGGCCTCATTGCAAAAGCCTTCTAAGCTTTGTTAGAGTGACTGTTTggtcgcacacacacacacacacacacacgcacacacacacacgcacacgcacacacgcacgcgcgcacacacacacacacgcacacacacacacgcacacactgctTGGTGTCTTTCTAAACTATGTCCAATTAATCCAGTTTACCACGGTTGGAATCCAATCAAGTTTTAGACACATGGCGATGCAGGCAGGAGACATCTGACCCCAATTTTTTGGGTGCTTCAGCACTGAAATGATCTTAGTGCTTTTGTAAATGACAGATTTCACCTGTAACAGTTATATTAACTTGAAACTCTGCTTTTATTCAAATGATGCAgataaataaacaaagcaaacacactttttGACCTGTGAATGCAGACCACCCTCAGACACAGACATCCAGATCCTCATGATCTTGTGCTACAAGCGTCTTtgtcctcctctcctgctcctTGTTGCTTCCTTCAGGGGGTCACCACCATTTAACCCTAAGCTTTGCATCTTCCTTGGCATAATTTCCTCTGGCACCCTGCTAATTAAGAGCTCCAGTGGTGGATGTTGTTAATCTGAGCCCAGCATGGAAGTCTCATTTGTGATGatctgcatatttgatttggcaaagaTTTTAAAACTTCCCGATGCAACCCTTCCCATTTATCTGGTTTTAGGATTAGCATTTGGAGTACACTGGCTTGTGGTTTCAATGTGGCTCTACAACTTCACATATATTAGGAAAGGCAAACACCAGAAAAACCGAAGCGTTCAAAAATGGacagaaaagaataaaagttaaactgtaaaaaaccccaaaaaccatgaaaaacattttttgggaCTTTTTGGGACTAAACTCACAGAAATCCCACAGATCAATTACATGTCTCCCTCCCGCCTGGTTATTTGAGCTGGCAGTCATCAAAGTGACCTCTAGTGATAGCTTTTCATGTAGgtagttttttaattttttgatttaattttttttttaggtttttagaTGAACTGAATGGAATTTGTGCCACTCAGAGCGTTCCAAATTAATAATCTCTTTTCAGAATTTGTGCCTAGTACAACGGAACTGAAGAGATAATCCACAGAATTAATTGTGCGCATTTTCTATGGGAATATTTTCAACAGTCCACTACAAATCAAATTGCCTGTAATGAGTGAAAATTGCCACATGGGTATTAGTTGTTCCATCCACGTGCTAACCAAGCTGAAGCATTTCCTCGTGGCTTGCGAGATCAGCTTTTTAGCAGACGGCctggctttttttttacagaagt
Above is a window of Oreochromis niloticus isolate F11D_XX linkage group LG19, O_niloticus_UMD_NMBU, whole genome shotgun sequence DNA encoding:
- the fbxo33 gene encoding F-box only protein 33, with protein sequence MALCGGVGAMALPSELIVHIFSFLSDRDKLRASAVCSRWRECLFYPALWTELKLRIGGGGCSSSDETPKLEFLMRKFGSFVRELQLELAPVEGNLSHLNSDPSSARMDQPPGPDSDAQHKERWRDAVATYLDQVLCVFTSIRNNRNLQKLSLYGDTFILQQEGLLDSSHLHLIHQGDKKINEIQQLFMEVLSNSRQLRWLSCSFMLGLVTPCSLSCLSNPSAETLQHLSLLDHQLGPLVSPSELDRLSNLHSLALDFTDFTSELCGLLASPRRTPLHRLSLLLNGATLEFKSLEGTATEDNWKALVRVSANLRVYVMALEVDSSELLRVLKPSLPLERLHLDSYSMPVTDATLELISQQYNKTLTHFLLLRDGPDFPDLSINRNEDPLVLLAWRCTQLAVLVIHGYTVWSHNLVAISRLRGSSLRVLTVSEDSIDFDPDQSVCMEGDPVHNLVKEVSLGLGRVWQPCLDSSVFLSEPTQHFHHELRAFSMGM